In one Alnus glutinosa chromosome 14, dhAlnGlut1.1, whole genome shotgun sequence genomic region, the following are encoded:
- the LOC133856818 gene encoding B3 domain-containing protein Os11g0156000-like: MAECEGHGNREACSTCMYRNYKREVVFKKNLSPSDTQRRGSYRFYIPRPHAARFWPPANGGEVMITFYDVQMRRWPMRFRTSGGNAFLSRGWSQFVREKRLGQGDAITFYEVRCGQGTRFFMIGISRKDRVQILGAPIN; the protein is encoded by the coding sequence ATGGCTGAATGTGAAGGTCACGGAAACAGAGAAGCCTGTTCAACATGTATGTACAGGAACTACAAGCGTGAAGTGGTGTTTAAGAAGAATTTGTCACCAAGTGACACACAGCGAAGAGGAAGCTATCGGTTTTATATACCGAGGCCACATGCAGCCAGATTCTGGCCCCCAGCAAATGGAGGGGAAGTGATGATCACTTTCTATGACGTTCAAATGAGGCGGTGGCCAATGCGTTTCCGTACAAGTGGTGGAAATGCCTTTCTTAGCAGAGGGTGGAGCCAGTTTGTTCGAGAGAAGCGGCTGGGACAAGGTGATGCTATCACCTTTTATGAGGTCAGGTGCGGTCAGGGGACAAGATTCTTCATGATTGGAATCTCTCGCAAAGACCGTGTTCAGATTCTCGGAGCTCCAATAAATTAG